A single region of the Ochotona princeps isolate mOchPri1 chromosome 10, mOchPri1.hap1, whole genome shotgun sequence genome encodes:
- the TIMM17A gene encoding mitochondrial import inner membrane translocase subunit Tim17-A: MEEYAREPCPWRIVDDCGGAFTMGTIGGGIFQAIKGFRNSPVGVNHRLRGSLTAIKTRAPQLGGSFAVWGGLFSMIDCSMVQVRGKEDPWNSITSGALTGAILAARNGPVAMVGSAAMGGILLALIEGAGILLTRFASAQFPNGPQFAEDSAQLPSTQLPSSPFGDYRQYQ, encoded by the exons CCCATGGCGAATTGTGGATGACTGCGGTGGGGCCTTTACAATGGGAACCATAGGTGGTGGCATCTTTCAGGCCATCAAAGGTTTTCGCAATTCTCCAGTG ggagtgaatcacagacTGCGAGGGAGTCTGACAGCCATTAAAACCAGAGCTCCACAATTGGGAG GAAGCTTTGCCGTTTGGGGAGGTCTATTTTCCATGATTGACTGCAGTATGGTTCAGGTCCGAGGAAAAGAAGACCCGTGGAACTCCATCACGAGTGGCGCCCTGACAGGAGCCATCCTGGCAGCGAGAA ATGGACCAGTGGCTATGGTAGGTTCGGCTGCCATGGGCGGCATTCTTCTAGCGTTAATTGAAGGAGCTGGTATCTTGTTGACAAGATTTGCATCTGCACAGTTTCCCAACG GTCCTCAGTTTGCCGAAGACTCTGCCCAGTTACCTTCCACCCAGTTGCCATCCTCACCATTTGGAGACTATCGACAGTACCAGTAG